Proteins encoded together in one Deinococcus irradiatisoli window:
- a CDS encoding DUF58 domain-containing protein yields MIFGAWELAWAGLLLLTLLLIWAASRRAPQLELTREVPKAGFEGRTLPYRVTVKLRSRFPLRYVIEDRPPLRIIPDRQLRWAGTLWSGGEASQSGELSLNTRGEYVWPDTVLRWADPFGLFWRSRWLSFSTRLEVYPGVHGLRLPELLRPLLSEGALSRTLGLDDPLSLRGARPYVPGDPPGRIHWRLSARSGELTVRELERTASSRLLVFLDTRGDEVFLESAVRLSASLVQEALSLELPISVRTPQGASPSGRTPGALQAALSLLATAQRYPPGSPLPDLALEAAGSNLIVLTQRAPTDVLKAALRARIRARRVVIVAMPEGFYLEPGESPRRQWAGLPDTVRDLERQAGVLADAGVIAYVLRGNQSILRLA; encoded by the coding sequence GTGATCTTCGGCGCCTGGGAACTCGCCTGGGCCGGCCTGCTGCTGCTGACCCTGCTGCTGATCTGGGCCGCCTCGCGCCGGGCGCCGCAACTGGAACTGACCCGCGAGGTGCCCAAAGCCGGCTTCGAGGGCCGCACCCTGCCCTACCGGGTCACGGTGAAGTTGCGCAGCCGCTTTCCGCTGCGCTACGTCATCGAGGACCGGCCGCCGCTGCGGATCATTCCCGACCGCCAGTTGCGCTGGGCCGGCACGCTCTGGAGCGGCGGCGAGGCAAGCCAGAGCGGCGAACTCAGCCTCAACACCAGAGGCGAGTACGTCTGGCCCGACACGGTGCTGCGCTGGGCCGATCCGTTCGGGCTGTTCTGGCGCAGCCGGTGGCTGAGTTTTTCCACCCGGCTGGAGGTCTACCCCGGCGTGCACGGCCTGCGGCTGCCGGAGTTGCTGCGCCCGCTGCTCTCGGAAGGCGCGCTCAGCCGCACCCTGGGCCTGGACGACCCGCTGAGCCTGCGCGGAGCGCGCCCCTACGTGCCGGGCGATCCGCCGGGCCGAATTCACTGGCGCCTCTCGGCCCGCAGCGGCGAACTGACGGTGCGCGAGCTGGAACGCACCGCCAGCAGCCGCCTGCTGGTGTTTCTCGACACGCGCGGCGACGAGGTCTTTCTGGAAAGCGCCGTGCGGCTCTCGGCCAGCCTGGTGCAGGAAGCGCTGAGCCTCGAGTTGCCGATCTCGGTCCGGACCCCGCAGGGCGCCTCGCCCTCGGGCCGCACGCCGGGCGCGTTGCAAGCGGCCCTATCGCTGCTGGCGACGGCGCAGCGGTACCCGCCCGGCTCGCCGCTGCCGGACCTGGCGCTGGAAGCGGCCGGCAGCAACCTGATTGTGCTGACGCAGCGCGCCCCCACCGACGTGCTGAAAGCGGCCCTGCGCGCCCGCATCCGCGCCCGCCGGGTGGTCATCGTGGCGATGCCGGAAGGCTTTTACCTCGAGCCCGGCGAGTCGCCGCGCCGGCAGTGGGCCGGGCTGCCCGATACGGTGCGCGATCTGGAGCGTCAGGCCGGGGTGCTGGCCGACGCCGGGGTGATCGCCTACGTGCTGCGCGGCAACCAGAGCATCCTGCGGCTGGCCTGA
- a CDS encoding AAA family ATPase: MTLATTDLQAWAERLENNVARVLVGKRDVTRLSLAAALAGGHLLLEDAPGTGKTMLARALAASLGLKFKRVQFTPDLLPSDVTGVSVYRSGEFSFVPGPIFTGVLLADEINRATPKTQSALLEAMGEGQVTESGQTHRLEQPFFVMATQNPVEHEGTYRLPEAQLDRFLMRLSVGYPTLEDEVALLSRLQERHPIDTLSAVGTPQELLGARQAARRVYVDETLRRYIAALSARTRQHPQVLLGAGPRASLALQGVAQGLAALDGRAYVLPDDVKLAAPFVLAHRLSLGTEARLLGLRDVEVVDDVLRGVPVPAERSGP; the protein is encoded by the coding sequence ATGACCTTAGCGACCACCGATCTGCAAGCCTGGGCCGAGCGCCTGGAAAATAATGTCGCCCGCGTGCTGGTGGGCAAACGGGACGTCACCCGGCTCTCGCTGGCCGCCGCGCTGGCCGGCGGGCACCTGCTGCTCGAAGACGCCCCCGGCACCGGCAAGACCATGCTGGCCCGCGCCCTGGCCGCCTCGCTGGGGCTGAAGTTCAAACGGGTGCAGTTCACGCCGGACCTGCTGCCCAGCGACGTGACCGGCGTCAGCGTCTACCGAAGCGGCGAGTTCTCGTTCGTGCCGGGGCCGATTTTTACCGGCGTGCTGCTGGCCGACGAGATCAACCGCGCCACCCCCAAGACCCAGTCGGCCCTGCTCGAAGCGATGGGCGAGGGGCAGGTCACCGAATCCGGCCAGACCCACCGCCTGGAGCAGCCGTTTTTCGTGATGGCGACCCAGAACCCGGTGGAGCACGAGGGCACCTACCGCCTGCCGGAAGCGCAGCTCGACCGCTTTCTGATGCGGCTGTCGGTGGGCTACCCGACGCTGGAGGACGAAGTGGCGCTGCTCTCGCGCTTGCAGGAGCGCCACCCCATCGACACGCTCTCGGCGGTGGGCACGCCGCAGGAGCTGCTCGGTGCCCGTCAGGCCGCCCGGCGGGTCTACGTGGACGAAACGCTGCGGCGCTACATCGCCGCCCTGAGTGCCCGCACCCGCCAGCACCCGCAGGTGCTGCTCGGTGCCGGGCCGCGCGCCAGCCTGGCCCTGCAGGGGGTGGCGCAGGGTCTGGCCGCCCTGGACGGGCGCGCCTACGTGCTGCCCGACGACGTGAAGCTGGCCGCGCCCTTCGTGCTGGCCCACCGCCTGAGCCTGGGCACCGAGGCGCGGCTGCTGGGCCTCCGGGACGTCGAGGTGGTGGACGACGTGCTGCGCGGCGTGCCGGTGCCGGCCGAGCGCAGCGGGCCGTGA
- the aroE gene encoding shikimate dehydrogenase, whose translation MVHKKQGAAPPPPKPPGRGALRAYLFADPVSHTLSPAMHNAAFAACQLPGAYEARRVTPPDLGAAIAGLRMPGTLGANLTLPHKERVLAHLDTLSPAARAIGAVNTIVHRDGQLHGDNTDAPGLLAALAQAGDGGHRPAAVLGAGGAARAAVWALRSQGREVWVINRTPEKAAALTAELGGAARAREDVPWSEVGLIVNASSAGLANLSQTPLPDFDFTGLPPEALIYDMVYKPAETRLMAEARAQGRRAENGLGMLAHQARLAFVRWTGCEPDIEVFFSALGQGARRA comes from the coding sequence GTGGTTCACAAGAAACAGGGCGCCGCACCACCACCGCCGAAGCCGCCGGGCCGCGGCGCGCTCCGCGCGTATTTGTTTGCCGATCCGGTGTCGCATACCCTCTCGCCGGCCATGCACAACGCGGCGTTCGCGGCCTGTCAGCTGCCGGGGGCCTACGAAGCGCGGCGGGTCACGCCGCCGGACCTCGGCGCGGCCATCGCTGGCCTGAGGATGCCGGGCACGCTGGGCGCCAATCTGACCCTGCCGCACAAGGAGCGGGTGCTGGCGCATCTCGACACGCTCAGCCCCGCTGCCCGCGCCATCGGAGCGGTGAACACCATCGTCCACCGGGACGGACAGCTGCACGGCGACAACACCGACGCGCCGGGCCTGCTGGCCGCGCTGGCCCAGGCCGGTGACGGTGGGCACCGGCCGGCCGCCGTGCTGGGGGCGGGCGGCGCGGCGCGGGCGGCGGTGTGGGCGCTGCGCTCTCAGGGGCGCGAGGTGTGGGTAATCAATCGCACCCCCGAGAAAGCGGCGGCCCTCACCGCCGAACTGGGCGGCGCGGCGCGGGCGCGTGAGGACGTGCCCTGGAGCGAGGTGGGCCTGATCGTCAACGCGTCGAGCGCGGGCCTGGCCAACCTGTCGCAGACGCCGCTGCCGGATTTCGACTTCACCGGGCTGCCGCCGGAAGCGCTCATCTACGACATGGTCTACAAGCCCGCCGAAACGCGCCTGATGGCCGAGGCGCGGGCGCAGGGCCGCCGCGCCGAGAACGGGCTGGGCATGCTGGCCCACCAGGCCCGGCTGGCGTTCGTCCGCTGGACCGGGTGTGAGCCGGACATCGAGGTGTTCTTCTCGGCGCTGGGCCAGGGAGCGCGCCGAGCGTGA
- a CDS encoding PhoH family protein, with translation MNEQTLNTAQIRLNSPEEALNLLGTGDVNLRRMRERTPARITARGDTISISGQDASQVAAAERMIKDALDLVRAGSEVTPEAVDRISNLNGEGRSLSAETSSAPSLPRGLKPKTPGQKLYLDKIEKSDITFGIGPAGTGKTYLAVAMAVNALKSKKVKRIILTRPAVEAGEKLGFLPGDLQAKIDPYLRPLYDALYDMLDQEKFEAYLTSGVIEVAPLAFMRGRTLNDAFVILDEAQNTTGEQMKMFLTRMGFSSKVVVTGDVTQIDLPRHVTSGLAISKRILGGIEGIAWHEFGDADVVRHPLVGKIIRAYEQAENAEQDRRAARRGDLQSLPENDDASSAG, from the coding sequence TTGAACGAACAAACGCTGAACACCGCCCAGATTCGCCTCAACTCGCCGGAAGAAGCGCTCAACTTGCTCGGCACCGGCGACGTCAATCTGCGCCGCATGCGCGAACGCACCCCGGCGCGCATCACCGCCCGCGGCGACACCATCAGCATCAGCGGTCAGGACGCCTCGCAGGTGGCGGCGGCCGAACGAATGATCAAGGACGCGCTCGATCTGGTGCGCGCCGGCAGCGAGGTCACGCCCGAAGCGGTGGACCGCATTTCCAACCTCAACGGCGAGGGCCGCAGCTTATCTGCCGAGACCAGCAGCGCCCCGAGTCTGCCGCGCGGCCTGAAACCCAAGACGCCGGGGCAAAAGCTCTACCTCGACAAAATCGAGAAAAGCGACATCACCTTCGGCATCGGTCCGGCCGGGACCGGCAAGACCTATCTGGCGGTGGCGATGGCGGTCAACGCCCTCAAGTCCAAGAAGGTCAAACGCATCATCCTGACGCGGCCCGCCGTGGAAGCCGGCGAGAAGCTCGGCTTTTTGCCCGGCGACCTGCAGGCCAAGATCGATCCGTACCTGCGCCCGCTCTACGACGCCCTGTACGACATGCTCGACCAGGAGAAGTTCGAGGCCTACCTCACCAGCGGCGTGATCGAGGTGGCGCCGCTGGCCTTCATGCGCGGGCGCACCCTCAACGACGCCTTCGTGATTCTCGACGAAGCGCAGAACACCACTGGCGAGCAGATGAAGATGTTCCTGACGCGCATGGGCTTTTCCAGCAAGGTGGTGGTGACCGGTGACGTGACGCAGATCGACCTGCCGCGCCACGTCACCAGCGGGCTGGCGATTTCCAAGCGCATCCTGGGCGGCATCGAGGGCATCGCCTGGCACGAATTCGGCGACGCCGACGTGGTGCGCCATCCCCTGGTGGGCAAGATCATCCGCGCCTACGAGCAGGCCGAGAACGCCGAGCAGGACCGCCGGGCCGCCCGGCGCGGCGACCTGCAGAGTCTGCCGGAAAACGACGACGCCAGCAGCGCTGGCTGA
- a CDS encoding type III polyketide synthase — MARMSIPVVRALSVGTPPHQVSQAQSREAVQQLFPRLSQRRTMLAVFENAQIDRRFISRPLEWYLTPHSFAEKNAVYVDVTLELGERLCRQALAQAHITPQDVDAVVFVSSTGISTPSLDSVLIERLGLNRHAARLPLWGLGCAGGAAGLARAADLVRAGYKNVLYLAVELCSLTLVQNDESQSNFVGTALFADGGAAMVLGPDTGHFGEADDGGLLRLHGAFSTLIEDSQDIMGWDVTEDGLKVRFSRDIPSLVSQMMRANVKEALCRQHWKPCEIGTYVVHPGGVKVISAYEDTLDLPTGALDSSRKVLRCYGNMSSATVLFVLNEVLKGNPSGKGLLSAMGPGFAAEHVLVEFPSGGASA; from the coding sequence ATGGCCCGCATGTCAATCCCCGTTGTCCGCGCCCTCTCGGTGGGCACCCCGCCCCACCAGGTCAGCCAGGCCCAGAGCCGGGAAGCCGTTCAGCAGCTTTTTCCGCGTCTCAGCCAGCGCAGGACCATGCTGGCCGTGTTCGAGAATGCCCAGATCGATCGGCGCTTCATTTCGCGCCCGCTGGAGTGGTACCTCACGCCGCACAGCTTCGCCGAGAAAAATGCCGTCTACGTGGACGTGACGCTGGAACTCGGCGAGCGGCTGTGCCGTCAGGCGCTGGCCCAGGCCCACATCACGCCGCAGGACGTGGACGCGGTGGTGTTCGTCAGCAGCACCGGCATCAGCACCCCCAGCCTCGACAGCGTGCTGATCGAGCGCCTTGGCCTCAACCGCCACGCCGCCCGCTTGCCGCTGTGGGGCCTGGGCTGCGCCGGGGGCGCGGCGGGTCTGGCCCGCGCCGCCGATCTGGTGCGGGCCGGGTACAAGAACGTGCTGTATCTGGCGGTGGAACTGTGCTCGCTCACGCTGGTGCAGAACGACGAGTCGCAGAGCAATTTCGTCGGCACGGCGCTGTTCGCCGACGGCGGCGCGGCCATGGTGCTGGGGCCGGACACCGGGCATTTCGGCGAGGCCGACGACGGCGGCCTGCTGCGGCTGCACGGAGCCTTCAGCACCCTGATCGAGGACAGCCAGGACATCATGGGCTGGGACGTGACCGAGGACGGCCTCAAGGTCCGCTTCTCGCGTGACATTCCCTCGCTGGTGAGCCAGATGATGCGCGCCAACGTCAAGGAAGCGCTCTGCCGCCAGCACTGGAAGCCCTGCGAGATCGGCACCTACGTGGTGCACCCCGGCGGCGTCAAGGTGATCAGCGCCTACGAGGACACCCTTGACCTGCCGACCGGCGCCCTGGACAGCTCGCGCAAGGTGCTGCGCTGCTACGGCAACATGAGCAGCGCCACGGTGCTGTTCGTCCTCAATGAAGTGCTCAAGGGCAACCCCAGCGGCAAGGGCCTGCTCAGCGCCATGGGGCCGGGGTTCGCGGCCGAACACGTGCTGGTGGAATTCCCCTCCGGCGGCGCTTCGGCGTGA
- a CDS encoding CHASE domain-containing protein: protein MSAPLPPTARPRLALRITPLVVLVSVLLLSAFLAALVGYFVADQQRARFQREVATFDASLTRRLDSYVNVLVSTRALWSTGADIDRATFRRYVSDLDLTQRLPGAQSLGFARWVPPALLGTYIDDQRRSVPDFRVRPPGQGSVQVPVTYAEPANEANRVALGFDMYSEAVRRTAIDEALQRNRPTLTAPLRLISETSPTPQPAVILYEPVLRGGVTYGLVYIPVRLSDLLLTLRQDQNLRQANLNLHVQLSDGQTPLYGEAAPEAVFEETSQIPVAGRVWTVTHTAAGNFGRDWAASTPWLVLLAGALVGAFAYLSFQAQVRARLQAEEVSRSLALSRSSLERARAEFEAIFRAMQDTAVFTDTNHLVLYANDALETQFGYSPQALRGQNIAVLHADGRIDRSASLERVTTVYRRRGGEPFYGEMQRSAVKGHHGEVIGHLEVIHDITGRIQAERALKAGERRYRGVLEAVPYPLWVTDTADEVEYRNANYEQTFGRAMLREVLHPEDRAAMEDAWARSRRGVNTLIIEVRLRVEAHYRYFTLVGAPILDSEGQVSEWVFSVSDIHDRLQAERRAIHNEERYRGVLESMPQMVWLTDARGEPTYFNRRWHDYVGPGPAEGGFLAAVHPDDRAEFSRRWARALDTGERFELEHRLLGAEGSYHTFMTRSVAIRGAQGQLLEWVGTSTDIDDQVYAEWSSRLLAAISGHLIGGEGVVTDSGVPGLRAALSLMNERFTSLSALWVQGEGGQLTSPISQVRGHVREVSLLAHPEVVAGVERALRSFEPVILGGEALHDSNLSGLLLTTLVAKRAQDSLGTVLALGFRQPVRDRDLELAQELSSRLSVALESAQLSRRVRETQEELRELNASLEERVTQRTTELEEANSELEAFSYSVSHDLRTPLRHIVGFTELLQKDQGSSASPRAQRYMNIIGDAALRMGQLIDDLLEFSRMGRQELRQGEVALSALMAEVIGELQLSSPGREARWEVGDLPDVRGDASLLRQVLLNLLGNAVKYSARAPQPTVRVQATQNETETVLEVRDNGVGFDPRYADKLFGVFQRLHRAEEFEGSGIGLANVRRIVLRHGGRVWAESQLGEGAAFFVALPRQVPGSGERQTVSNLRSE from the coding sequence GTGAGCGCCCCCCTGCCGCCGACAGCCCGGCCGCGCCTGGCGCTGCGGATCACGCCGCTGGTGGTGCTGGTGTCGGTACTGCTGCTCTCGGCATTCCTGGCGGCCCTGGTGGGGTACTTCGTCGCCGATCAGCAGCGCGCCCGCTTTCAGCGCGAGGTCGCCACCTTCGATGCCAGTCTGACCCGGCGGCTCGACAGTTACGTCAACGTGCTGGTCTCGACGCGGGCGCTGTGGAGCACCGGCGCCGACATCGACCGGGCGACCTTCCGGCGCTACGTCAGCGACCTCGACCTGACCCAGCGCCTGCCGGGCGCGCAGAGCCTGGGCTTTGCCCGCTGGGTGCCCCCGGCCCTGCTGGGCACCTATATCGACGATCAGCGCCGCAGCGTGCCGGACTTCCGGGTCCGGCCGCCGGGACAGGGCAGCGTGCAGGTGCCGGTGACCTACGCCGAGCCGGCCAACGAAGCCAACCGGGTAGCCCTGGGCTTTGACATGTACAGCGAAGCGGTGCGCCGGACGGCCATCGACGAAGCGCTGCAGCGCAACCGCCCCACCCTGACGGCGCCGCTGCGGCTAATCAGCGAAACTTCGCCCACCCCGCAGCCGGCGGTGATTCTCTACGAGCCGGTGCTGCGCGGCGGGGTGACCTACGGGCTGGTGTACATCCCGGTGCGCCTGAGCGACCTGCTGCTCACGCTGCGCCAGGACCAGAACCTGCGCCAGGCCAACCTGAACCTGCACGTGCAGCTGAGTGACGGCCAGACGCCGCTCTACGGCGAAGCCGCGCCGGAAGCGGTGTTCGAGGAAACCTCGCAGATTCCGGTGGCCGGGCGCGTCTGGACCGTGACACACACGGCGGCCGGCAACTTCGGGCGCGACTGGGCTGCCTCGACGCCCTGGCTGGTGCTGCTGGCCGGCGCCCTGGTGGGGGCCTTCGCGTACCTGTCGTTTCAGGCGCAGGTGCGCGCCCGCCTGCAGGCCGAGGAGGTCAGCCGCTCGCTGGCCCTGTCGCGCTCCAGCCTGGAGCGGGCACGGGCCGAGTTCGAGGCGATTTTCCGGGCCATGCAGGACACCGCCGTGTTCACCGACACCAACCATCTGGTGCTCTACGCCAACGACGCGCTCGAAACCCAGTTCGGCTACTCGCCCCAGGCGCTGCGCGGCCAGAACATCGCCGTGCTGCACGCCGACGGGCGCATCGACCGCAGCGCGTCGCTGGAGCGCGTCACCACCGTCTACCGCCGCCGCGGCGGCGAGCCGTTTTACGGCGAGATGCAGCGCAGCGCCGTCAAGGGCCACCACGGCGAGGTGATCGGCCACCTGGAAGTCATCCACGACATCACCGGGCGCATTCAGGCCGAGCGCGCCCTGAAAGCCGGTGAGCGGCGCTACCGGGGCGTGCTCGAAGCGGTGCCGTACCCGCTGTGGGTCACCGACACCGCCGACGAGGTCGAGTACCGCAACGCCAACTACGAGCAGACCTTCGGCCGGGCGATGCTGCGCGAGGTGCTGCACCCCGAAGACCGCGCCGCGATGGAAGACGCCTGGGCGCGCTCGCGGCGCGGCGTGAACACCTTGATCATCGAGGTGCGGCTCAGGGTCGAGGCGCACTACCGCTACTTCACCCTGGTCGGCGCGCCGATTCTCGATTCCGAGGGGCAGGTCAGCGAGTGGGTCTTTTCGGTCAGCGACATTCACGACCGCCTGCAGGCCGAGCGGCGCGCCATTCACAACGAGGAGCGCTACCGGGGCGTGCTGGAGAGCATGCCGCAGATGGTCTGGCTCACCGACGCCCGGGGCGAGCCGACCTACTTCAACCGCCGCTGGCACGATTACGTCGGGCCGGGGCCCGCCGAGGGCGGCTTTCTGGCCGCCGTTCATCCCGACGACCGCGCCGAATTCAGCCGCCGCTGGGCCAGGGCGCTGGACACCGGCGAGCGCTTCGAGCTCGAACACCGCCTGCTGGGGGCCGAGGGCAGCTACCACACCTTCATGACCCGCAGCGTGGCGATTCGCGGCGCCCAGGGACAGCTGCTCGAATGGGTGGGCACCAGCACCGACATCGACGATCAGGTGTACGCCGAGTGGAGTTCGCGGCTGCTGGCGGCCATCAGCGGGCACCTGATCGGCGGCGAGGGCGTCGTGACCGACAGCGGCGTGCCGGGGCTGCGCGCGGCGCTGAGCCTGATGAACGAGCGTTTCACCTCGCTCTCGGCGCTGTGGGTGCAGGGTGAGGGCGGGCAGCTGACCTCGCCGATCAGCCAGGTGCGTGGGCACGTGCGCGAAGTGTCGCTGCTGGCCCACCCCGAAGTCGTGGCCGGTGTCGAGCGGGCGCTGCGCAGTTTCGAGCCGGTGATTCTGGGCGGCGAAGCGCTGCACGACAGCAACCTCTCGGGCCTGCTGCTGACGACGCTTGTCGCCAAGCGCGCCCAGGACAGTCTGGGCACGGTGCTGGCGCTGGGGTTCCGGCAGCCGGTGCGCGACCGCGACCTCGAACTCGCCCAGGAACTCTCCAGCCGCCTGAGCGTGGCGCTCGAAAGTGCCCAGCTTTCGCGGCGGGTCCGCGAGACCCAGGAAGAACTGCGTGAACTCAACGCCTCGCTCGAGGAGCGGGTCACGCAGCGCACCACCGAACTCGAAGAAGCCAACAGCGAACTCGAGGCGTTCAGCTACAGCGTTTCGCACGACCTGCGCACGCCGCTGCGCCACATCGTCGGCTTTACCGAGCTGCTGCAAAAAGACCAGGGCAGCAGTGCCAGTCCGCGCGCCCAGCGCTACATGAACATCATCGGCGACGCGGCGCTGCGCATGGGCCAGCTGATCGACGACCTGCTGGAATTCTCGCGGATGGGCCGCCAGGAACTGCGTCAGGGCGAGGTGGCGCTCTCGGCGCTGATGGCCGAGGTGATCGGTGAACTGCAGCTCAGCTCGCCGGGCCGTGAAGCGCGCTGGGAAGTGGGCGACCTGCCCGACGTGCGCGGCGACGCCTCGCTGCTGCGTCAGGTGCTGCTCAATCTGCTCGGCAACGCCGTGAAGTACAGCGCCCGCGCTCCGCAGCCGACGGTGCGGGTGCAGGCCACCCAGAACGAAACCGAGACGGTGCTGGAAGTGCGCGACAACGGAGTGGGCTTCGATCCGCGCTACGCCGACAAACTTTTCGGCGTGTTCCAGCGCCTGCACCGCGCCGAGGAGTTCGAGGGCAGCGGCATCGGCCTGGCGAATGTCCGGCGCATCGTGCTGCGTCACGGCGGGCGGGTCTGGGCCGAGAGCCAGCTCGGCGAGGGCGCGGCGTTTTTCGTGGCGCTGCCGCGTCAGGTGCCGGGCAGCGGCGAGCGCCAGACAGTTTCGAACCTCAGAAGCGAGTGA
- a CDS encoding DUF4129 domain-containing protein has translation MPERSLLLAALPWTALGLQAWWLCLLQSLGVWLSLKSRSRAALPLGLLLLALAAALLNMPDVRRAALTFVITGPLSLLLAAGILGARTGRRWALALPAAALLIGPSFVGALALLVGALGLGNPDERSSSQPLRPSASPRPLGWLLGAALLIAAFAALPRPSLPHLDRTPIDVVERVTAPGAKAAAPRGSRTPRPGPAQVTRPPRPDHSLQTLLNAATLPLLGMLLLCLAILRRGWGRGGPRAQPLLAVLTLALLLAAGLFVLGLLLQPQAVYRVVGQIVTPGTPEPPAGRGPAAAAPPPAAALLLPDWLIWSVSVLGLLLLAGAAWFVLSLKEPPEDQPEARPVPETDTPAEEALGRVRAAYAATLRRLASRGLSRATHETPDEFLRRAAARWPELQTPLAHLTGAYRPVRYGGAVDESQAAAAERAAADVQLTLLNIPDSSERQP, from the coding sequence ATGCCTGAGCGTTCACTGCTGCTCGCGGCCCTGCCCTGGACCGCGCTGGGCCTGCAGGCCTGGTGGCTGTGCCTGCTGCAGAGCCTGGGCGTGTGGCTCTCGCTCAAAAGCCGCTCGCGCGCCGCGCTGCCGCTGGGCTTGTTGCTGCTGGCGCTCGCCGCCGCCCTCCTGAACATGCCGGACGTGCGCCGCGCCGCCCTGACCTTCGTGATCACCGGACCGCTCTCGCTGCTGCTGGCGGCGGGCATCCTTGGCGCTAGGACCGGGCGGCGCTGGGCGTTGGCCTTACCGGCGGCGGCACTGCTGATCGGTCCCAGCTTTGTGGGGGCCCTGGCGCTGCTGGTGGGCGCGCTGGGGCTGGGCAATCCGGACGAGCGCTCCAGCAGCCAGCCGCTGCGGCCCTCGGCGTCCCCTCGGCCCCTGGGCTGGCTGCTGGGCGCGGCGCTCCTGATCGCCGCCTTCGCCGCCCTGCCCCGGCCCAGCCTGCCGCACCTCGACCGCACGCCGATCGATGTCGTGGAGCGGGTGACCGCGCCCGGCGCGAAGGCCGCCGCGCCGCGGGGCTCCCGCACCCCCCGGCCCGGCCCGGCCCAGGTGACCCGGCCGCCGCGCCCGGACCACTCGCTTCAGACGCTGCTCAACGCCGCCACGCTGCCGCTGCTGGGCATGCTGCTGCTGTGCCTGGCGATTCTCAGGCGCGGCTGGGGCCGGGGAGGACCGCGCGCCCAGCCGCTGCTGGCGGTGCTGACGCTGGCCCTGCTGCTGGCGGCGGGCCTGTTCGTGCTGGGATTGCTGCTGCAGCCGCAGGCGGTGTACCGGGTGGTGGGGCAGATCGTCACGCCGGGCACGCCCGAGCCGCCGGCGGGCCGCGGCCCGGCAGCAGCAGCGCCGCCACCGGCTGCGGCCCTGCTGCTGCCGGACTGGCTCATCTGGAGCGTGTCGGTGCTGGGATTGCTGCTGCTGGCGGGCGCGGCGTGGTTCGTGCTGAGCCTCAAGGAGCCGCCCGAGGACCAGCCGGAGGCGCGCCCAGTGCCGGAGACCGACACGCCGGCAGAGGAGGCGCTGGGCCGGGTACGCGCCGCCTACGCCGCCACACTGCGCCGGCTCGCCTCGCGCGGCCTGAGCCGGGCCACCCACGAAACCCCCGACGAATTCCTGCGCCGCGCCGCCGCCCGCTGGCCGGAGCTGCAAACGCCGCTGGCGCACCTGACCGGCGCCTACCGCCCGGTACGCTACGGCGGCGCGGTGGACGAAAGTCAGGCCGCCGCCGCCGAGCGTGCCGCCGCCGACGTGCAGCTGACCCTTCTGAACATTCCGGACTCTTCCGAAAGGCAACCATGA
- a CDS encoding isoprenylcysteine carboxyl methyltransferase family protein, protein MRAARFTPYLVAALTAQRLLEVRHARRNEAWARANGAVEYGAAHYPLFFVLHPAWLLGLLLEGRRSRGEVRWSWLVLALLLQPLRYWIIRTLGRQWNTRILIVPNAGRVTGGPFKYLKHPNYTVVAAELLSVPLSVGAPRTALLATVFNAALLLLIRLPAENRALAEYERSGEAA, encoded by the coding sequence GTGAGGGCCGCCCGTTTCACGCCGTACCTGGTGGCCGCCCTGACCGCCCAGCGCCTGTTGGAAGTGCGGCACGCCCGCCGCAACGAGGCCTGGGCCAGGGCGAACGGCGCGGTGGAGTACGGCGCGGCGCATTACCCGTTGTTTTTCGTGCTGCATCCGGCCTGGTTGCTGGGCCTCCTGCTGGAAGGGCGCCGCAGCCGGGGCGAGGTGCGCTGGAGCTGGCTGGTGCTGGCGCTGCTGCTGCAGCCGCTGCGCTACTGGATTATCCGCACGCTGGGCCGGCAGTGGAACACCCGCATCCTGATCGTGCCGAACGCCGGGCGCGTCACCGGGGGGCCGTTCAAGTACCTCAAGCATCCCAATTACACGGTGGTGGCGGCCGAACTGCTGAGCGTGCCGCTGAGCGTCGGCGCGCCGCGCACCGCCCTGCTGGCGACGGTGTTCAACGCCGCGCTGCTGCTGCTCATCCGCCTTCCCGCCGAGAACCGGGCGCTCGCGGAGTATGAGCGCTCGGGCGAAGCTGCGTAA